A genomic window from Alphaproteobacteria bacterium includes:
- a CDS encoding Sir2 family NAD-dependent protein deacetylase yields MAAHDDLRKLFENATRIVGFTGAGISTESGIPDFRSPGGIWTRYQPIQFQDFMASEEMRRESWRRKFATDEVMRKATPNAGHRAMARLVEMGKMSAIITQNVDGLHQASGVPDSKVIELHGNSTYATCLDCGERHELDDIRKVFGRDETLPECRKCDGIIKTATISFGQAMPVVPMARAQEETMAADLFIVLGSSLVVYPAAAFPTMAKRNGAKLAIINRDPTDQDRIADLVVHDEIGPIMSRAVGVN; encoded by the coding sequence ATGGCAGCCCACGACGATCTCCGCAAGCTGTTCGAGAACGCCACGCGCATCGTGGGATTCACGGGCGCGGGCATCTCGACCGAGTCGGGCATTCCAGACTTCCGCTCGCCCGGCGGCATCTGGACGCGCTACCAGCCGATCCAGTTCCAGGACTTCATGGCCTCCGAGGAGATGCGCCGCGAATCCTGGCGGCGCAAGTTCGCCACCGACGAGGTGATGCGCAAGGCGACGCCCAATGCCGGCCATCGCGCCATGGCGCGGCTGGTCGAGATGGGCAAGATGAGCGCCATCATCACCCAGAACGTCGACGGCCTGCACCAGGCGTCGGGCGTTCCCGACTCGAAGGTGATCGAGCTGCACGGCAACTCGACCTACGCCACCTGCCTCGATTGCGGCGAGCGCCACGAGCTCGACGACATCAGGAAGGTGTTCGGCAGGGACGAGACGCTGCCGGAATGCCGCAAGTGCGACGGCATCATCAAGACCGCGACGATCTCGTTCGGGCAGGCGATGCCCGTCGTGCCGATGGCGCGCGCCCAGGAAGAGACGATGGCGGCCGACCTGTTCATCGTGCTCGGCAGCTCGCTGGTGGTCTATCCGGCGGCGGCGTTCCCGACCATGGCCAAGCGCAACGGCGCGAAGCTGGCGATCATCAATCGCGATCCCACCGACCAGGACAGGATCGCCGACCTTGTCGTGCACGACGAGATCGGCCCGATCATGAGCCGGGCCGTTGGGGTGAACTAG
- a CDS encoding ABC transporter substrate-binding protein, whose amino-acid sequence MLSVRLSGAAAIAAGALTLGLALPAMAQQKEIVVGVQCDRTGATQTVGVVFCPGNHDYVALINSRGGVEGRQIKAIEIDHEYKVPQGVESYERHKKEGAVSILLYGTPHTQALTAKMREDKIPGTSPGFGSAAGADGQRYPYLFPVAATYWSQAAAAVKFTKDKLGGNLKGKKIAYLFYDNPAGKEPLVILEDLAKLEGFELRTFAVPAPGVEMGPQVLDIAQRFRADYVIAHLFGRSPSVSIKEFKRVGYPLSKVVSLVWGGAEADLAAAGGGAIAEGYNTIQFAGVGTDYQVHKDIAEMYKKQGKQPPKEMASTVYYNRGIFHMATHVEAIRNALKAKGANAQITGEDVKNGFEKIKGVTLGGLMPPMELTPTDHEGGGWVQIFTVKGGKLTKASDWFRAYPDVIKKHIEADAKKS is encoded by the coding sequence ATGCTGAGTGTTCGGCTATCTGGCGCCGCAGCCATCGCGGCGGGCGCCCTCACGCTGGGGCTGGCCCTGCCGGCCATGGCGCAGCAGAAGGAGATCGTCGTCGGCGTCCAGTGCGACCGCACCGGTGCCACGCAGACGGTGGGCGTCGTGTTCTGCCCGGGCAACCACGACTACGTCGCGTTGATCAACTCGCGCGGCGGCGTCGAGGGCCGGCAGATCAAGGCGATCGAGATCGACCACGAGTACAAGGTGCCGCAGGGCGTCGAGTCCTACGAGCGCCACAAGAAGGAAGGCGCCGTGAGCATCCTGCTCTACGGCACGCCGCACACCCAGGCGCTGACGGCGAAGATGCGCGAGGACAAGATCCCCGGCACGTCGCCCGGCTTCGGCAGCGCCGCGGGCGCCGACGGCCAGCGCTATCCGTACCTGTTCCCGGTGGCCGCGACCTACTGGTCGCAGGCGGCCGCCGCGGTGAAGTTCACCAAGGACAAGCTGGGCGGCAACCTCAAGGGCAAGAAGATCGCCTACCTGTTCTACGACAACCCGGCGGGCAAGGAACCGCTGGTGATCCTCGAGGACCTCGCCAAGCTGGAGGGCTTCGAGCTCAGGACCTTCGCCGTGCCGGCGCCGGGCGTCGAGATGGGGCCGCAGGTGCTCGACATCGCCCAGCGCTTCCGCGCCGACTACGTGATCGCCCACCTGTTCGGCCGCTCGCCGTCGGTGTCGATCAAGGAGTTCAAGCGCGTCGGCTATCCGCTGTCGAAGGTCGTGTCGCTGGTGTGGGGCGGCGCCGAGGCTGACCTCGCGGCGGCCGGCGGCGGCGCCATCGCCGAAGGCTACAACACCATCCAGTTCGCCGGCGTGGGCACCGACTACCAGGTGCACAAGGACATCGCCGAGATGTACAAGAAGCAGGGCAAGCAGCCGCCCAAGGAGATGGCCTCCACGGTGTACTACAACCGCGGCATCTTCCACATGGCGACGCATGTCGAGGCGATCCGCAACGCGCTGAAGGCCAAGGGCGCCAACGCGCAGATCACCGGCGAGGACGTCAAGAACGGCTTCGAGAAGATCAAGGGTGTCACGCTGGGCGGCCTGATGCCGCCGATGGAGCTGACGCCGACCGACCACGAGGGTGGCGGCTGGGTTCAGATCTTCACGGTCAAGGGCGGCAAGCTGACCAAGGCCTCGGACTGGTTCCGCGCGTACCCCGACGTGATCAAAAAGCACATCGAGGCCGACGCCAAGAAGTCCTGA
- a CDS encoding terminase small subunit: MSTETTPPLSPRHERFVLEFLKDGNATQAYVRAGYSPRGAQPSASRLLRDPKIEAAIAAGRARMAQALEVDVTRLAQEYARIAFANVVDFLTVEADGRVRVDLMKASQAQCASIVELKVSNHGKQEQTVTLKLGKLQALNMLTKQVGLLVAKPKPGLTPEDRERYEERIAGYERGLDHRDEEKRRWRQELEEVRAALAAAHATIDAANLIRPGPGKPPPPESPTESPPTESPPAESPPAETKAEPQRVVEPGMPTTPPPDYTPGHLNGKMIQRSGTRLGPNWADALRDMKPGGFDPPGYAMQAEDTDDDLPDWLYGPEQ, translated from the coding sequence ATGAGCACGGAAACCACACCCCCTCTCTCGCCGCGCCACGAGCGCTTCGTCCTGGAGTTCCTCAAGGACGGCAATGCCACCCAGGCCTATGTCCGCGCCGGCTATTCGCCGCGCGGCGCCCAGCCCAGCGCCTCCCGGCTCTTGCGTGACCCCAAGATTGAGGCCGCCATCGCCGCCGGCCGGGCGCGCATGGCCCAGGCCCTCGAGGTCGACGTCACCCGCCTGGCCCAGGAATACGCCAGGATCGCCTTCGCCAATGTCGTGGACTTCCTCACCGTCGAGGCCGACGGCCGGGTGCGCGTCGACCTGATGAAGGCGAGCCAGGCGCAGTGCGCCAGCATCGTCGAGCTGAAGGTCAGCAACCATGGCAAACAAGAGCAGACCGTGACCCTGAAGCTCGGCAAGCTGCAGGCGCTGAACATGCTGACGAAGCAGGTCGGCCTGCTGGTGGCCAAGCCGAAGCCGGGGCTGACGCCGGAGGATCGCGAGCGCTACGAGGAGCGCATCGCCGGCTACGAGCGCGGGCTCGACCATAGAGATGAAGAGAAACGGCGCTGGCGCCAGGAGCTCGAGGAGGTGCGCGCCGCGCTCGCGGCGGCGCACGCCACCATCGACGCCGCCAACCTGATCCGCCCCGGCCCCGGCAAGCCGCCGCCGCCAGAGTCGCCTACAGAGTCGCCACCCACCGAGTCGCCGCCCGCCGAGTCACCGCCTGCCGAGACGAAAGCCGAGCCGCAGCGCGTGGTCGAGCCGGGCATGCCGACGACGCCGCCGCCGGATTACACGCCCGGCCACCTCAACGGCAAGATGATCCAACGCAGCGGGACCCGGCTCGGGCCGAACTGGGCCGACGCCCTGCGCGACATGAAACCCGGCGGCTTCGACCCGCCCGGCTATGCCATGCAAGCCGAGGACACCGACGACGATCTGCCGGACTGGCTGTACGGGCCGGAACAATGA
- a CDS encoding branched-chain amino acid ABC transporter permease produces the protein MFHRESGYFKTTYKADQALYPLPVARWTVGLLALVFLVLPPLLTAAGGGQSAEYYTSILNIIMIAVVGALGLNILVGYTGQISIGHAAFMSVGAYTAANLAVRLDLPFWITLPAGGFMAAAIGGLVGIPSLRIKGLYLAIATLAAQLIIEWVINHVPWISGGSQASIEVPRPTVFGYEVKTQRDLYYFLLFFAVIAVVATLNLVRSRIGRAFVAIRDQDIAAEIIGIDIFRYKLIAFAISSFYAGVTGVLYTYYLGIANYENFLITTSIDYLAMIIIGGLGSVLGSIFGAIFVTLLPIVIRLGMENFGTLLFTTAELNNIIPAVRLGAFGLLIIIFLVLEPEGLNRLWRNVRSYFRVWPFSY, from the coding sequence ATGTTTCATCGCGAGTCCGGTTACTTCAAGACGACCTACAAGGCGGATCAGGCGCTCTACCCGCTGCCGGTCGCGCGCTGGACCGTCGGATTGCTGGCGCTTGTCTTCCTCGTCCTGCCGCCGCTGCTCACCGCGGCGGGCGGCGGGCAGTCGGCCGAGTACTACACGTCGATCCTCAACATCATCATGATCGCCGTGGTCGGCGCGCTGGGGCTCAACATCCTGGTTGGCTACACCGGCCAGATCTCGATCGGTCACGCCGCCTTCATGTCGGTCGGCGCCTACACCGCGGCCAACCTGGCGGTGCGGCTCGACCTGCCGTTCTGGATCACCCTGCCGGCCGGCGGCTTCATGGCGGCGGCGATCGGCGGGCTGGTCGGCATCCCCTCGCTGCGCATCAAGGGCCTCTACCTTGCCATCGCCACGCTGGCGGCCCAGCTGATCATCGAGTGGGTCATCAACCACGTGCCGTGGATCTCCGGCGGATCGCAGGCCTCGATCGAGGTGCCGCGGCCGACGGTTTTCGGCTACGAGGTCAAGACCCAGCGCGACCTCTACTACTTCCTGCTGTTCTTCGCCGTGATCGCGGTGGTCGCCACCCTGAACCTGGTGCGCAGCCGCATCGGCCGCGCCTTCGTGGCGATCCGCGACCAGGACATCGCCGCCGAGATCATCGGCATCGACATCTTCAGGTACAAGCTGATCGCCTTCGCGATCTCCTCGTTCTACGCCGGGGTCACCGGCGTGCTGTACACCTACTACCTGGGGATCGCGAACTACGAGAACTTCCTGATCACGACCTCGATCGACTACCTGGCGATGATCATCATCGGCGGACTCGGCTCGGTTCTGGGCTCGATCTTCGGCGCGATCTTCGTCACCCTGCTGCCGATCGTGATCCGGCTGGGCATGGAGAATTTCGGCACGCTGCTGTTCACCACGGCGGAGCTCAACAATATCATTCCTGCGGTGCGTCTGGGCGCCTTCGGCCTTCTGATCATCATTTTCCTGGTGCTCGAGCCGGAGGGGCTGAACAGGCTATGGCGCAATGTGCGAAGTTACTTCCGCGTCTGGCCGTTCTCGTACTGA
- a CDS encoding ABC transporter ATP-binding protein, which yields MLSLNNIEVVYDGVILVLKGVSVEVREGAITTILGANGAGKTTTLKAISGVLYSERGEITKGSIELDGQRLNGQRAHEVARLGIAQVFEGRRVFEHLTAEENLIAGGHIQPDIKSIRQGIDMVYSYFPRLKERRNQQSGYLSGGEQQMLAIGRALMSKPKVVLLDEPSLGLAPMLVEEIFAIVQRLVKQEKLTVLLVEQNATMALGIAEHGYVMENGRIVLEGDAEKLRTNSDIKEFYLGLNEVGTRKSYRDVKHYRRRKRWLS from the coding sequence ATGCTGAGCCTGAACAACATCGAGGTCGTCTACGACGGCGTGATCCTGGTGCTGAAGGGCGTCTCGGTCGAGGTGCGCGAAGGCGCCATCACGACCATTCTCGGCGCCAACGGCGCCGGCAAGACGACGACGCTCAAGGCGATCTCCGGCGTGCTCTACAGCGAGCGCGGCGAGATCACCAAGGGCTCGATCGAGCTCGACGGGCAGCGGCTCAACGGCCAGCGCGCGCACGAGGTGGCGCGGCTGGGCATCGCCCAGGTCTTCGAGGGCCGCCGCGTCTTCGAGCACCTCACCGCCGAGGAGAACCTGATCGCCGGCGGCCACATCCAGCCGGACATTAAGTCGATCCGCCAGGGGATCGACATGGTCTACAGCTACTTCCCGCGCCTGAAGGAACGGCGCAACCAGCAATCGGGCTACCTCTCGGGCGGCGAGCAGCAGATGCTGGCGATCGGCCGCGCGCTGATGAGCAAGCCGAAGGTCGTGCTGCTCGACGAGCCGTCGCTCGGCCTGGCGCCGATGCTGGTCGAAGAGATCTTCGCCATCGTGCAGCGGTTGGTGAAGCAGGAGAAGCTCACCGTGCTGCTGGTCGAGCAGAACGCCACCATGGCGCTTGGCATCGCCGAGCACGGCTACGTCATGGAGAACGGCCGCATCGTGCTCGAGGGCGACGCCGAGAAGCTGCGCACGAACTCCGACATCAAGGAATTCTACCTCGGCCTCAACGAGGTCGGCACGCGCAAGTCCTACCGCGACGTCAAGCACTACCGCCGGCGCAAGCGCTGGCTCTCGTGA
- a CDS encoding branched-chain amino acid ABC transporter permease: MEFFLLLMGNGILIGLMYSLIALGFVLVYKATDAINFAQGEFVMLSALIAGAVIVVAGLPFWIAVLIVLAAMIGFSFGLERVVLRPLLGRPIVAVIMATIGLAAILRGLGPFIFGVETRSISLPVSDDPIILGPFFLQPVQLTGALVALMFLGGFTWFFLKSRMGVAMRAVADNQQVASAMGINVERYFALAWAMAGIVAALGGIVWGSMLGIDVHVALVGLKVFPVVILGGLDSIPGAVVGGLIIGIVENVAAGYLDPYVGGGTKDFAPYVLMILALMVRPYGIFGKRKIERV; encoded by the coding sequence GTGGAGTTCTTCCTGCTGCTGATGGGCAACGGCATCCTGATCGGCCTGATGTACTCGCTGATCGCGCTGGGTTTCGTCCTGGTCTACAAGGCGACCGACGCGATCAATTTCGCCCAGGGCGAGTTCGTCATGCTTTCCGCCCTGATCGCCGGCGCGGTGATCGTGGTCGCCGGGCTGCCGTTCTGGATCGCGGTCCTGATCGTGCTGGCGGCAATGATCGGATTCAGCTTCGGGCTGGAGCGCGTCGTGCTGCGCCCGCTGCTCGGCCGGCCGATCGTCGCGGTGATCATGGCGACCATCGGCCTGGCGGCGATCCTGCGCGGCCTGGGCCCGTTCATCTTCGGCGTCGAGACACGCTCGATCTCCCTGCCGGTGAGCGACGATCCGATCATTCTCGGTCCATTCTTCCTGCAGCCGGTGCAGCTCACCGGCGCGCTGGTCGCTCTGATGTTCCTCGGCGGATTCACCTGGTTCTTCCTCAAGAGCCGCATGGGTGTGGCGATGCGCGCCGTCGCCGACAACCAGCAGGTCGCCTCGGCGATGGGCATCAACGTCGAGCGCTACTTCGCGCTGGCCTGGGCGATGGCCGGCATCGTCGCCGCGCTCGGCGGCATCGTCTGGGGCTCGATGCTGGGCATCGACGTGCACGTGGCCCTGGTGGGACTGAAGGTGTTTCCCGTGGTGATCCTGGGCGGGCTCGATTCGATCCCGGGCGCCGTGGTCGGCGGCCTGATCATCGGCATCGTCGAGAACGTCGCCGCCGGCTATCTCGACCCCTATGTCGGCGGCGGCACCAAGGACTTCGCACCTTACGTGCTGATGATCTTGGCGCTGATGGTCAGGCCCTACGGCATCTTCGGCAAACGCAAGATCGAGCGCGTCTGA
- a CDS encoding DUF4337 domain-containing protein: protein MAGHGHAPHEQAEHAEHHGASNKQIALIISILALLLAISETLGKAAQTTTLAQNIEAANLWGYFQGKTVRLTVVRAQIEDTEIAMHAMTNEAQREAARRGIEHWKRQIARYESDPKENDGRRELTTRAKAAEKKRDDAAAAHHHYEVASASIQIAIVLASAAIITGIGMLVWFAVGLGAVGAAFAAIGLFAPHVIHLF from the coding sequence ATGGCCGGACACGGGCACGCACCGCACGAGCAGGCGGAGCACGCCGAGCATCACGGCGCCAGCAACAAGCAGATCGCCCTGATCATTTCCATCCTCGCGCTCCTGCTGGCGATCTCCGAGACGCTGGGCAAGGCGGCCCAGACCACGACCCTGGCGCAGAACATCGAGGCGGCCAATTTGTGGGGCTATTTCCAGGGCAAGACCGTGCGCCTGACCGTGGTGCGCGCGCAGATCGAGGACACCGAGATCGCGATGCACGCCATGACCAACGAGGCGCAGCGCGAGGCGGCCCGGCGCGGCATCGAGCACTGGAAGCGCCAGATCGCGCGCTACGAGAGCGATCCAAAGGAGAACGATGGCCGCCGCGAGCTGACCACGCGAGCCAAGGCGGCGGAAAAGAAGCGCGACGACGCCGCGGCGGCGCATCACCACTACGAGGTGGCGTCGGCCTCCATCCAGATCGCCATCGTGCTCGCTTCGGCCGCGATCATTACCGGCATCGGCATGCTGGTCTGGTTCGCCGTCGGTCTCGGCGCGGTCGGGGCCGCCTTCGCCGCCATCGGTCTCTTCGCGCCGCACGTGATTCATCTGTTTTGA
- a CDS encoding TRAP transporter permease — protein sequence MTTDIDLKKAEELERKFDTEVRFRPILPPASWIVAGLLFVLSCFHFYTAGFGLLRETTHRGIHMAFVIGLIFLVFALARSQADRGRPASLLAPGGVPLFDWLLMAATVAAALYIPFVFHDLAFRVGNPLLIDVVMGTVLIGAVLEATRRTMGWPLVIIAGVFIVYALVGPWMPGILVHPGATWNEVVNHLYLTSQGIYGIPIGVVATYVFHYVLFGVLAMRIGLGQLFLDLAMAAAGRYAGGPAKVSIFGSGLFGMISGSSVANAVTVGSLTIPMMTRLGYQRHFAAGVESTASTGGQITPPVMGAAAFLMIEYLGLPYQTIIIAATLPAAMHFFGVFVQTHFEAKRHGLRGVAPEDLPNLRQSLRRDWPTLIPLFGLLIVLFADFTPYVAAFTGILLCLVVGLARRSDGRPPIVETVLVALWFVFFFKGRSFLPPIVLDHFEMVSGLLMIALLLVLWRLNKAPRQPWTELFDGFVVGAKYALAVGAAAACVGIIIGIVTLTGVGFKIAFITVEAARALSESAPVTAVAGLLGYGSGEQALVLFFTLVLIAMVCIVMGCGIPTTSTYIIMVAVAAPALKLLGVPDLVSHFFVFYYGVLADITPPVAVAAYAAASMANADPFKTGNTAFRLALGKALVPFVFVYSPVMMIVLPGFHWGEFIVTVGGCLIGIAMLSAAFAGWLFTHMSQWERWLIGIASLPVVAPGLTPTLVGLAAGAPVLVSQIVKARRAAAPA from the coding sequence ATGACCACCGACATCGACCTCAAGAAGGCGGAGGAGCTCGAGCGGAAGTTCGATACCGAGGTCCGCTTCCGCCCCATCCTGCCGCCGGCGTCGTGGATCGTCGCCGGCCTGCTGTTCGTCCTGTCGTGCTTCCATTTCTACACCGCGGGCTTCGGGCTGCTGCGCGAGACGACGCATCGCGGCATCCACATGGCCTTCGTCATCGGCCTGATCTTCCTGGTCTTCGCGCTGGCGCGCAGCCAGGCCGATCGCGGGCGTCCGGCGAGCCTGCTGGCGCCCGGCGGCGTGCCTCTGTTCGACTGGCTGCTGATGGCCGCGACTGTGGCGGCGGCGCTCTACATCCCGTTCGTCTTCCATGACCTGGCGTTCCGCGTCGGCAATCCGCTGCTCATCGACGTCGTCATGGGCACGGTGCTGATCGGGGCGGTGCTCGAGGCGACGCGGCGCACCATGGGCTGGCCGCTGGTGATCATCGCCGGCGTCTTCATCGTCTACGCGCTGGTCGGGCCGTGGATGCCCGGCATCCTGGTGCACCCCGGCGCGACCTGGAACGAGGTGGTGAACCACCTCTATCTCACCAGCCAGGGAATCTACGGCATCCCGATCGGCGTGGTGGCGACCTACGTCTTCCACTACGTGCTGTTCGGCGTGCTGGCCATGCGCATCGGCCTGGGCCAGCTCTTCCTCGATCTCGCCATGGCGGCCGCCGGCCGCTACGCCGGCGGGCCGGCCAAGGTGTCGATCTTCGGCTCGGGACTGTTCGGCATGATCTCCGGCTCGTCGGTGGCCAACGCCGTGACTGTGGGCTCGCTGACCATCCCGATGATGACTCGGCTGGGCTACCAGCGGCACTTCGCGGCCGGCGTCGAGTCGACCGCCAGCACCGGCGGGCAGATCACGCCACCGGTCATGGGCGCCGCCGCCTTCCTCATGATCGAGTACCTTGGCCTGCCGTACCAGACGATCATCATCGCCGCGACCCTGCCGGCCGCCATGCATTTCTTCGGCGTCTTCGTGCAGACGCACTTCGAGGCCAAGCGCCATGGCCTGCGCGGCGTGGCGCCGGAGGACCTGCCGAACCTCCGGCAATCGCTCCGGCGCGACTGGCCGACCCTGATACCGCTGTTCGGCCTGCTGATCGTGCTGTTCGCCGACTTCACGCCCTACGTGGCCGCCTTCACCGGCATCCTGCTGTGCCTGGTCGTGGGGCTGGCGCGCCGCAGCGACGGTCGGCCGCCGATCGTCGAGACCGTGCTGGTCGCGCTGTGGTTCGTCTTCTTCTTCAAGGGGCGATCCTTCCTGCCGCCGATCGTGCTCGATCACTTCGAGATGGTCAGCGGGCTGCTGATGATCGCGCTGCTGCTCGTGCTGTGGCGGCTTAACAAGGCGCCCAGGCAGCCCTGGACGGAGCTGTTCGACGGCTTCGTCGTCGGCGCCAAGTACGCGCTCGCTGTCGGTGCGGCGGCGGCCTGCGTCGGCATCATCATCGGCATCGTCACGCTCACGGGCGTCGGCTTCAAGATCGCCTTCATCACCGTCGAGGCGGCGAGAGCGCTGTCCGAGAGCGCGCCGGTCACCGCGGTCGCCGGCCTGCTGGGCTACGGTTCGGGCGAGCAGGCGCTCGTGCTGTTCTTCACCCTGGTGCTGATCGCCATGGTCTGCATCGTGATGGGCTGCGGCATCCCCACGACCTCGACCTACATCATCATGGTCGCGGTCGCCGCGCCGGCGCTGAAGCTGCTGGGCGTGCCCGACCTGGTGAGCCACTTCTTCGTCTTCTACTACGGGGTGCTGGCCGACATCACGCCGCCGGTGGCGGTTGCCGCGTACGCGGCCGCGAGCATGGCCAACGCCGATCCGTTCAAGACCGGCAACACCGCCTTCCGCCTCGCCCTGGGCAAGGCGCTGGTGCCCTTCGTCTTCGTCTACTCGCCCGTGATGATGATCGTGCTGCCCGGCTTCCACTGGGGCGAGTTCATCGTCACCGTCGGCGGCTGCCTGATCGGCATCGCCATGCTGTCGGCCGCCTTCGCCGGCTGGCTGTTCACCCACATGTCGCAATGGGAGCGGTGGCTGATCGGCATCGCCTCGCTGCCGGTGGTCGCGCCCGGCCTGACCCCGACGCTGGTCGGGCTGGCGGCGGGCGCGCCGGTGCTAGTCAGCCAGATCGTCAAGGCGAGACGGGCGGCGGCTCCCGCCTAG
- a CDS encoding TAXI family TRAP transporter solute-binding subunit, whose product MNFARWTTVVAAVAFGAMTSVASAQQLQFFRIGTGGTAGTYYPLAGVIANAVSNPPGSRACDAGGSCGVPGLVATAVATNGSVANVNGIAGGSLESGFSQSDVAFWAYTGTGIYEGKPKVDTLRAIANLYPESFHLVARKGSGIKGVPDLKGKRVSLDEPGSGTLVDARLILAAFGMTEKDVKAEYLKPQQSADKLKDGAIDAFISVSGYPQGAIAELAATAGIELIPIEGPAVDKLLAQYSFFAKDAIPDTAYKGVAGVKTVSVNAQWLTSTKQSEALVYGIVQALWNANTRKLLDAGHAKGKEIKLETALTGIGIPLHPGAEKFYKEKGLKK is encoded by the coding sequence ATGAACTTCGCCAGATGGACCACTGTCGTGGCGGCCGTCGCGTTCGGCGCCATGACGAGCGTCGCGTCGGCGCAGCAGTTGCAATTCTTCCGCATCGGCACGGGCGGCACGGCCGGCACGTACTATCCGCTTGCCGGCGTGATCGCCAATGCGGTTTCGAACCCGCCGGGCAGCCGGGCCTGCGACGCCGGGGGCTCGTGCGGCGTGCCCGGTCTGGTGGCCACGGCGGTGGCGACCAACGGCTCGGTGGCCAACGTCAACGGCATCGCCGGCGGCAGCCTCGAGTCGGGGTTCTCGCAGTCGGACGTCGCCTTCTGGGCCTATACCGGCACCGGCATCTACGAAGGCAAGCCCAAGGTCGACACGCTGCGCGCCATCGCCAACCTCTATCCCGAGAGCTTCCACCTGGTGGCGCGCAAGGGCAGCGGCATCAAGGGCGTGCCCGACCTGAAGGGCAAGCGGGTGTCGCTCGACGAGCCGGGCTCCGGCACGCTGGTCGATGCCCGCCTGATCCTCGCCGCCTTCGGCATGACGGAAAAGGATGTCAAGGCCGAGTATCTCAAGCCCCAGCAATCCGCCGACAAGCTCAAGGACGGCGCGATCGACGCCTTCATCAGCGTCTCGGGCTATCCCCAAGGCGCCATCGCCGAGCTGGCCGCAACCGCGGGCATCGAGCTGATCCCGATCGAGGGACCGGCGGTCGACAAGCTGCTGGCGCAGTACAGCTTCTTCGCCAAGGACGCGATTCCGGACACCGCCTACAAGGGCGTCGCCGGCGTCAAGACGGTGAGCGTCAACGCCCAGTGGCTGACCTCGACCAAGCAGTCCGAGGCGCTGGTCTACGGCATCGTCCAGGCCCTGTGGAACGCCAACACCCGCAAGCTGCTCGACGCCGGCCATGCCAAGGGCAAAGAGATCAAGCTGGAAACGGCACTCACCGGCATCGGCATCCCGCTGCATCCCGGCGCCGAGAAGTTCTACAAGGAGAAGGGGCTGAAGAAATAG